A region of Malaciobacter marinus DNA encodes the following proteins:
- a CDS encoding dihydrolipoyl dehydrogenase family protein — protein MQNFDLIIIGAGRASNIAAKAGKLGKKVALIEKSTLGGTCPNRGCVPSKLLIGYAQKIREIKESKKHFIRAIIDDIDQEEIFKRTNEYIYSVEENYKKKLNDNVTIFKGEGSFLDNKIVKVNNTKLTAPKIIIATGTRPTKVPFENAWTSDDIFPLIKEIPDSITIVGGGFIACELANFFDAIGVETTQLVRGDTLLENEDEEISEIFKEQYCKNVNVKFNISIKNALYKNNSFEIELDNDETYKNDALLFAIGRASNADTLKLENTNIKLNEKGFIKRDEFFQTDVEGVYVVGDASGEHMLQHAAAFEMNHLFKMLFEDEKEPLKFKYMPHAVFSHPEVASVGLTEKKAKEQNIKYVTSTTSWLASAKAQALKIKYPRTKFILNPDTYEILGCHLIGYESATMIHQVLAIMHLQNDIRNLKEMLYIHPALSEALLPAAVQAVKAIHEYKESKKI, from the coding sequence ATGCAAAATTTTGATTTGATAATAATTGGAGCAGGAAGAGCTAGTAATATTGCTGCAAAAGCTGGAAAACTTGGTAAAAAAGTAGCGCTTATTGAAAAGTCTACTCTGGGAGGCACATGTCCAAATAGAGGCTGTGTTCCATCAAAACTTCTAATAGGCTATGCCCAAAAAATTAGAGAAATAAAAGAGTCAAAAAAGCACTTTATTAGAGCAATAATAGATGATATAGACCAAGAAGAGATATTTAAACGCACAAATGAGTATATTTACAGTGTTGAAGAAAATTATAAAAAGAAATTAAATGATAATGTAACTATATTCAAAGGGGAGGGAAGCTTTTTAGATAATAAAATAGTAAAAGTAAACAACACAAAACTAACTGCACCTAAAATAATAATTGCAACAGGAACAAGACCAACAAAAGTTCCTTTTGAAAATGCATGGACAAGTGATGATATTTTTCCTTTGATAAAAGAGATACCTGATTCTATAACAATAGTTGGAGGTGGTTTTATAGCTTGTGAATTAGCAAACTTTTTTGATGCAATTGGAGTAGAAACAACGCAATTAGTAAGAGGTGATACTCTTTTAGAAAATGAAGATGAAGAAATAAGTGAAATTTTCAAAGAACAATACTGCAAAAATGTAAATGTAAAATTTAATATATCTATTAAAAATGCATTATATAAAAACAACTCTTTTGAAATAGAGTTAGATAATGATGAAACATATAAAAATGATGCTTTACTTTTTGCAATAGGAAGAGCTTCAAATGCTGATACTTTAAAACTTGAAAATACTAATATAAAATTAAATGAAAAAGGTTTTATTAAAAGAGATGAGTTTTTTCAAACTGATGTTGAAGGTGTTTATGTAGTAGGTGATGCAAGTGGAGAACATATGCTTCAACACGCTGCTGCATTTGAAATGAATCACCTATTTAAAATGTTATTTGAAGATGAGAAAGAGCCTTTAAAATTCAAATACATGCCCCATGCTGTATTTAGTCATCCAGAAGTTGCAAGTGTTGGATTAACAGAAAAAAAAGCAAAAGAACAAAATATAAAATATGTTACATCAACTACAAGTTGGCTTGCAAGTGCAAAAGCTCAAGCACTAAAAATCAAATATCCAAGAACTAAATTTATTCTAAATCCAGATACATATGAAATTTTGGGTTGTCATCTAATTGGATATGAAAGTGCTACTATGATACATCAAGTTTTAGCAATAATGCATCTTCAAAATGATATTAGAAATTTAAAGGAGATGTTATATATTCATCCTGCTTTAAGTGAAGCATTACTTCCAGCAGCTGTACAAGCAGTAAAAGCGATACATGAATATAAAGAGTCAAAGAAGATATGA